In Myxococcus guangdongensis, one genomic interval encodes:
- a CDS encoding PfkB family carbohydrate kinase has protein sequence MSGRASCDVLVVGNYCHDVLPSGEGGAVHTLGGSAAYISSVFDAAGVDHAVVAVAGEDFAYADRVRYPPRIIPGTRTTRFLADFSQAERVLRVDARSVSIPPEDIVFDARVALACGVMGEVPPETLVRMSQRAQHVLADAQGLLRTLDDEGRVWNQRLEDTPYAELLGHLRVLKASEEEARALDLDAVRARTCVVITRGRKGSTVLTARHSVHLPSWPVEEVDPTGAGDCFLAGFTLGLLRGWTLAKCAELANWFGAQAVTQVGVPRVDVSTLPDILR, from the coding sequence CGGGACGCGCCTCGTGCGACGTGCTGGTGGTGGGCAACTACTGCCATGACGTGCTGCCCTCGGGAGAGGGCGGCGCGGTGCACACGCTCGGCGGCTCCGCGGCGTACATCTCCTCGGTGTTCGACGCCGCGGGCGTGGACCACGCGGTGGTGGCGGTGGCGGGCGAGGACTTCGCCTATGCGGACCGCGTCCGGTACCCGCCGCGCATCATCCCGGGCACGCGCACCACGCGGTTCCTCGCGGACTTCAGCCAGGCAGAGCGCGTGCTGCGCGTGGACGCGCGCTCCGTGAGCATCCCGCCCGAGGACATCGTCTTCGATGCGCGCGTGGCGCTCGCCTGCGGGGTGATGGGCGAGGTGCCTCCGGAGACGCTCGTCCGGATGTCCCAGCGGGCCCAGCATGTCCTCGCCGACGCGCAGGGCCTCTTGCGCACGCTGGATGATGAGGGGCGCGTGTGGAACCAGCGGCTGGAGGACACGCCCTACGCGGAGTTGCTGGGACACCTGCGCGTGCTCAAGGCGAGCGAGGAGGAGGCGCGGGCGCTGGACCTCGACGCCGTGCGCGCGAGGACGTGTGTGGTCATCACCCGCGGACGCAAAGGCAGCACGGTGCTCACCGCGCGGCACTCGGTCCACCTGCCCTCCTGGCCCGTGGAGGAGGTGGACCCGACGGGCGCCGGGGACTGCTTCCTCGCGGGCTTCACCCTGGGACTGCTGCGGGGTTGGACGCTGGCGAAGTGCGCGGAGCTGGCGAACTGGTTCGGCGCACAAGCGGTGACGCAGGTCGGCGTGCCACGCGTGGATGTCTCGACGCTCCCGGACATCCTGCGCTGA